CCCTATCATTATCACCATTTTTTAAATTTATTAAATCAAAAAAGGAAATATATCTGTATATATGTTAACAAATAGATAAAGAGTTGCTATCTCAAGTCTTCTATTGAGCGTCAGTAGATTATAATTCGTAATTTTGCGGCCAAATTAATATTGAATGGTGAAGAAGAAGAAAAGGGCTAATCAACATAGAAAAAATGAAATTACAAGAGGAATTTTTGAAGTCCTGGAGAAAGAGCCCAATAAAAGTTTTAATTACAAGCAAATTGCATCAAAATTAGATATAAGCGATACTGAGGGAAGAAATATCCTGATTAAGAGATTAGGCCAGCTAAAAGCTAAAGAAAGAATAAGAGAATTTGAAAGAGGGAAATACAAATCCCTGGAAAATAAATTCTTACACGAAGGTAAAATTGAGGTTACAGCAAGGGGTAATGCTTATGTTATTGTAGACGGCTTAGACGATGATATATTTATTTCTAACAACAAAATAAATAGAGCATTTGACGGTGATATCGTTGAGGTACTGGTAAAGCCAAAACGAAAATCGAATAAGCTGGAAGGTGAGGTCGTATCTATCATCAAAAGGAAGAAGAACAATTTTGTAGGAGTACTGGATTTACATAAGTCTTTTGCCTTTGTAAGACCGACGGATCACAAAATGTACACAGACATTTTTGTTCCTATTAACCTTGTAGGAAAGGCAAAAAATGGAGAAAAGGTGATCGTAGAAGTTCTCTCATGGGAAGAAGAGGCAGATTCGCCTACAGGTAAAGTTGTAGAAGTACTCGGTTTACCCGGACTACACGATACGGAGATCCATGCTATCCTGGCCGAATATGGACTCCCCCATCGTTTTCCCAAGGAAGTGGATCATTTCGCTAATCAACTCGACACGGCTATAAAAGAAGATGAGGTTTCCAAAAGAAGGGATATGAGAAAGGTTTTAACCTTTACTATTGATCCCAAGGATGCCAAGGATTTTGATGATGCCTTATCTTTTCAGCAACTCCCCAACGGGAATTATGAAGTTGGAATTCATATAGCTGATGTATCTTACTACGTAACTCCGGATAGTATTCTCGATGAAGAGGCCTATGAAAGGGCGACTTCCGTATATCTCGTAGACAGGGTAGTACCTATGTTACCGGAAATACTTTCTAATAATGCTTGTTCCCTCAGGCCAAAAGAAGATAAATACACGTTTTCTGCTATTTTCGAAATAGATAATAATGCCGAGGTTAAAAGCGAATGGTTTGGGAGAACAGCAATACATTCTGATGAACGCTTTGCCTATGAAGAAGCTCAGTTCATTATAGAAAATAAAACTACCGAGATAGATGAAGAAGTTTCGATTCGAGGAAACGCTTATTCGGTATCTGAAGATATTAAAGAAGCCGTTCTAAAACTCAATTCTCTCGCGGAGATCATGCGGGACAGGCGAATGAACGCGGGTGCAATCTCATTTGATAAACTGGAGGTGAAGTTTAATCTGAATAAGGAAAATGAACCTGTAAGTGTGTATTTTAAGGAGGCAAAAGCAGCAAATAAGCTTATTGAAGAATTTATGCTTTTAGCCAACCGCAAAGTCGCAGCATTTATTGGGAAACAAAAACCTAAAAAGACATTTGTTTACAGAGTTCACGACGAACCCAACGAAGAAAAATTAATGACTTTAAACGGGATCGTGTCCAAATTTGGACACAAGCTTAATTTTCAAAATAAAAAGACCGTTAGCGCTTCTCTTAATAAACTCCTTGAGGACGTAAAAGGGCAGAAGGAACAGAACCTGGTTGATACCCTGGCTATCAGGAGTATGAGTAAGGCCATCTACACCACCGATAATATTGGTCATTACGGCCTGGCCTTTGATTATTACAGTCATTTTACCTCCCCAATACGTCGGTACCCGGATGTGATGGTCCATCGGTTGTTACAGCACTACCTCAGTGGAGGGAAATCGGAAAATGCCGAAACCGTCGAAGAAAAGTGTAAGCACTCTTCAGATATGGAATACCTGGCGTCTAGTGCAGAGAGGGATTCTATCAAGTATATGCAGATCAAATTTATGCAGGATCACAAAGACCAGGAGTTTGTAGGAGTTATTTCCGGTGTCACAGAATGGGGGATCTATGTGGAGATCATTGAGAACAAATGTGAGGGAATGGTCAGGATTAGGGATATCAAAGACGATTATTATACCTTTGATGAAAAGCAATACGCTCTGGTGGGCGAACGCAGGAAAAAGGTATACCAATTAGGCGATGAGGTCCGGGTAATGGTTAAGGATACAGATCTTGTAAAAAGGCACCTCGATTTTAGTCTTCTGGGTAAAGCTTAATAAGTTTTAAAATATTTATACGTTCTTTATAGGACATCCTAAGAGAATACCAGATGAAAAAGTTGATTTTACTGCTTTTTGTATGCTACACTTTCTCACAGCTTCAGGCCCAGGAAGGCAAGGTTACTCAAAACCTGGATAAGTTTTCTGAAGTTAAAGTATACGATGGCCTTTCTGTGAATTTGATTCGCTCTGACAAAAATCAAGCTGTGATCACAGGAGCAAACACCTCAAAAGTTGCCTTAGTTATTTCTGGAGGGGTATTAAAGGTCAGAATGGAACTCGTTAAAATTTTTAGTGGTTACAGGACTTTTATCGACCTGTATTATACTGATGACCTCTTAGTCATCGATGTTAACGAAGACGCCCGAATTACAGCTGGAGAGACCATAACTCAGGATGTTTTGGAACTCAAGGCACAGGAAGGTGGAGAAATCAACGCTCAGGCCCGGGTGGAGCAATTATTGATCAAAGCGGTCACCGGTGGGGTGATCAATGCCTCTGGTAATTCAGACAATCAGGATGTACAGATCAATACCGGGGGCATCTATAAAGGCAAAGATTTTAAAACCAAATTCACCACTGTCAATGTCAACGCGGGCTCAACAGCTGAGATCTTCGCCACTTCTTATGTAAAAGTAAGCGTAAAGGCGGGTGGAACTGTATATGTCTACGGAGATCCTGATAAAATGGAAGAAAAGACAGTGTTTGGCGGTAAAATAGAGCGAATGTAAATCTATGTCTATGTTCGAAGACATTCAGGCGGCGATACCTCTCGGATTTTTCCTGAGTTTTATGATCGGGCCTGTATTTTTTGTTCTTCTGGAAACCAGTGCAACCAAAGGTTTTAGGGCCGGACTCGTATTTGACGCTGGAGTAATTATCGCAGACATCCTTTTCCTGACCATTGCTTACTTCAGTAGCTTCCAACTTCTTGAAAATTTGAGTAATCAGCCCGGTTTATACGTATTCGGAGGGGTTATATTGTTGATTTATGCGATCACCATCCTTTTTAATAAAGCCCCTGCCCAGGACAAGACAGATGTACACACAAGCAAGACCGGCTACCTGGGCCTGTTTATCAAAGGTTTTTTACTCAATTTCATCAATATCGGAGTGCTTGTTTTCTGGCTTGGCGTTATTATCATCGTTGGTCCGAGTCTTGACAATGACCCGAACAGGATAATGGTATTTTTCTCCACCATGCTCCTCGCCTATCTGATTACCGATATATTTAAGATCCTGTTGGCGAAACAACTCAAGAGAAAGTTGACTCCGAAAAGGATACGTCTGGTTAAAAAAGGCCTTGGCGTAATCCTGGCGATTTGCGGGATAGTGCTTATCATCAAGGGCTTCCTGCCCAAAGACAAGTTTAATATAGAGAAAGGGATTGAGCTTATCCAGGAAGCGGAAGGACAATAAAAAACCCCAGCTTATTCAACTGGGGACTTCTGAGGCATCGAGCGGATTCGAACCGCTGTACAAGCTTTTGCAGAGCTGTGCCTAGCCACTCGGCCACGATGCCTTTACAAAGCAGCAAATTTACAAAAATAAGATGGAAACATCACGCATATAAACGGGCCATAATTTAGCCGGCTATTTTATATATGCGCAAAACGAAGAGGCATCGGGTGGACTCGAACCACCATAAAAGCTGTTGCGCAGCTCTGTCTATCCAATTCGACCACAATGCCATTTGCGATTACAAAGATAAGAATTCAGCTTCTGAAAAGCATAAGATTTAACTCCTGCTTATCGAGTAAAAGAATAGCTTATCGAGACAGAAGCCACATCACCTCCGATAGGGGGGTTGATCTT
This DNA window, taken from Muriicola soli, encodes the following:
- the rnr gene encoding ribonuclease R; the protein is MVKKKKRANQHRKNEITRGIFEVLEKEPNKSFNYKQIASKLDISDTEGRNILIKRLGQLKAKERIREFERGKYKSLENKFLHEGKIEVTARGNAYVIVDGLDDDIFISNNKINRAFDGDIVEVLVKPKRKSNKLEGEVVSIIKRKKNNFVGVLDLHKSFAFVRPTDHKMYTDIFVPINLVGKAKNGEKVIVEVLSWEEEADSPTGKVVEVLGLPGLHDTEIHAILAEYGLPHRFPKEVDHFANQLDTAIKEDEVSKRRDMRKVLTFTIDPKDAKDFDDALSFQQLPNGNYEVGIHIADVSYYVTPDSILDEEAYERATSVYLVDRVVPMLPEILSNNACSLRPKEDKYTFSAIFEIDNNAEVKSEWFGRTAIHSDERFAYEEAQFIIENKTTEIDEEVSIRGNAYSVSEDIKEAVLKLNSLAEIMRDRRMNAGAISFDKLEVKFNLNKENEPVSVYFKEAKAANKLIEEFMLLANRKVAAFIGKQKPKKTFVYRVHDEPNEEKLMTLNGIVSKFGHKLNFQNKKTVSASLNKLLEDVKGQKEQNLVDTLAIRSMSKAIYTTDNIGHYGLAFDYYSHFTSPIRRYPDVMVHRLLQHYLSGGKSENAETVEEKCKHSSDMEYLASSAERDSIKYMQIKFMQDHKDQEFVGVISGVTEWGIYVEIIENKCEGMVRIRDIKDDYYTFDEKQYALVGERRKKVYQLGDEVRVMVKDTDLVKRHLDFSLLGKA
- a CDS encoding head GIN domain-containing protein produces the protein MKKLILLLFVCYTFSQLQAQEGKVTQNLDKFSEVKVYDGLSVNLIRSDKNQAVITGANTSKVALVISGGVLKVRMELVKIFSGYRTFIDLYYTDDLLVIDVNEDARITAGETITQDVLELKAQEGGEINAQARVEQLLIKAVTGGVINASGNSDNQDVQINTGGIYKGKDFKTKFTTVNVNAGSTAEIFATSYVKVSVKAGGTVYVYGDPDKMEEKTVFGGKIERM
- a CDS encoding LysE family translocator produces the protein MFEDIQAAIPLGFFLSFMIGPVFFVLLETSATKGFRAGLVFDAGVIIADILFLTIAYFSSFQLLENLSNQPGLYVFGGVILLIYAITILFNKAPAQDKTDVHTSKTGYLGLFIKGFLLNFINIGVLVFWLGVIIIVGPSLDNDPNRIMVFFSTMLLAYLITDIFKILLAKQLKRKLTPKRIRLVKKGLGVILAICGIVLIIKGFLPKDKFNIEKGIELIQEAEGQ